The following coding sequences are from one Panicum hallii strain FIL2 chromosome 5, PHallii_v3.1, whole genome shotgun sequence window:
- the LOC112892400 gene encoding putative disease resistance protein RGA3, which translates to MEAILSAIMNDLLSRALSLVIQRYRRSRAQEAEHGIQRLQRVLLRVDATVEAAEGRHITNQAMLRQLEMLRQGMYGGHYMLNTVKFRGHGGDDEVSGGLPVALPRFSSAKRLPSFTGNSSNESRQNPESPKKLEKMLERLETLMGDMLEFGVFLEGYPRIRRQPYCTYLILGNVMFGRQMEMETVVNFLLRPEAPFGNGGPAVLPIVGVARIGKSTLVEHVCLDERVRSHFSSIVVFTGEDLDAGDLAAFRGSAAIKHQDATAASRGRSLTVIELAGDVDEGAWRRLYHSAASSMGHGSKIVITGRSEKVAALGTTKALRLKALPQEAYWYFFKALAFGSANPDDHPKLASLAMEIAELLDGVFMAGNVVASLMRANQSTEFWLRVLQCLRDYTRKHQAMFGSHPNKLLQQGQSVYPWRMAGTHDVVTTFCKIYQKPSAQDDVPEVTVQDILSGRSTRQGCLELNYRSNCGAEKYFFIH; encoded by the coding sequence ATGGAGGCCATCCTTTCCGCGATCATGAACGACCTCCTGAGCAGAGCCCTATCCCTGGTGATCCAGAGGTACAGGAGGTCCAGGGCACAAGAGGCGGAGCACGGGATCCAGCGGCTGCAGCGTGTCCTGCTCCGGGTCGACGCCACGGTGGAGGCCGCCGAGGGGCGGCACATCACCAATCAAGCGATGCTCCGGCAGCTCGAGATGCTCCGGCAAGGCATGTACGGGGGTCACTACATGCTCAACACCGTCAAGTTCAGAGGCCATGGGGGCGATGACGAGGTGAGCGGCGGCCTACCTGTTGCCTTGCCTAGATTCAGTTCAGCCAAGCGTCTCCCCTCCTTCACCGGTAACAGCAGCAATGAAAGCCGCCAGAACCCCGAGAGCCCGAAGAAGCTGGAGAAGATGCTCGAACGCCTCGAGACATTGATGGGCGACATGCTGGAGTTCGGCGTATTCTTGGAGGGATACCCTCGCATCCGCCGGCAGCCGTACTGCACCTACTTGATTCTCGGCAATGTGATGTTCGGCCGGCAGATGGAGATGGAGACGGTCGTCAACTTCCTACTCCGACCAGAAGCCCCCTTTGGCAATGGAGGTCCCGCCGTGCTTCCGATCGTCGGCGTGGCGAGGATCGGGAAGAGCACGCTCGTCGAGCACGTCTGCCTTGACGAGAGGGTGCGCAGCCACTTCTCGTCGATCGTTGTCTTCACCGGAGAAGATCTTGACGCCGGAGACCTGGCTGCTTTCAGAGGCAGTGCTGCGATCAAGCATCAAGATGCCACCGCTGCGTCACGCGGGAGGTCACTCACGGTCATCGAGCTAGCTGGGGACGTGGACGAGGGGGCATGGAGGAGGCTGTACCACTCGGCAGCCAGCAGCATGGGGCACGGGAGCAAGATCGTGATCACAGGCAGATCAGAGAAGGTAGCTGCTCTTGGAACCACCAAGGCTCTCAGATTGAAGGCTCTGCCGCAAGAAGCTTACTGGTACTTCTTCAAGGCGCTCGCCTTTGGGAGCGCGAACCCGGATGACCATCCAAAGCTCGCATCCCTGGCCATGGAGATCGCGGAGCTGCTGGACGGCGTGTTCATGGCAGGAAACGTGGTGGCAAGCCTGATGAGAGCCAACCAGAGCACCGAGTTCTGGCTCAGGGTGCTCCAGTGCTTGAGAGACTACACCAGGAAACACCAGGCCATGTTTGGCAGCCATCCTAACAAGCTCTTGCAGCAAGGGCAGTCCGTGTACCCTTGGAGGATGGCCGGGACTCACGACGTCGTCACAACGTTCTGCAAGATCTATCAGAAGCCATCCGCCCAGGACGATGTCCCGGAGGTAACCGTGCAGGACATTCTATCGGGACGTTCCACGCGCCAGGGGTGTTTAGAACTAAATTACAGAAGTAATTGTGGGGCAGAAAAGTACTTCTTTATTCATTGA
- the LOC112894948 gene encoding putative disease resistance protein RGA3, giving the protein MEPLLSAIMSDLLGRALSVLIQRYRPSKAEETEHKLQRLRRVLLRVEATVEEAEGRHITNQAMLRQLDMLRQGMYGGHYVLDTFRYRGHGEVSGGRDVVLSRRSSAKRLLSFPVGSSSSSKENLQNTVLDAENLKNLEKMLDGLETLMGDMVAFAVFLEGYPRIPRQPYSEYLVLDRVMFGRQMEKETIIDFLLQPEAAGDGNPGVLPIVGARRIGKSTLVEHVCLDKRVCGHFSTIVFFGGDDLGAENMAALGRSGVTKHQDLTASSCGRSLVVIELAGDMEMEEETWRNLYCSAARSMGRGGKIIITSRSEKIAALGTAPALRLKFLHQEAYWYFFKTLAFGSTNPDDHPELASLGMEIAALLDDGTFLGTNIVGSLMRDNLNVQFWRRVLQCQRHFTSKYLLTYGKHPKELLEKGYPVYAWSMARSQNVVVIHNIYQERTSEQGVPELTAHDIIAGRATHQGKFRAVGWRSRIPPYHTYMFSCESQTAGCSTVRKKRPRASADDGLI; this is encoded by the coding sequence ATGGAGCCCCTTCTCTCCGCGATCATGAGCGATCTCCTGGGCAGAGCCCTGTCCGTGCTGATACAGAGGTATAGGCCGTCCAAGGCAGAAGAGACAGAGCACAAGCTCCAGCGGCTGCGGCGCGTGCTGCTCCGGGTCGAGGCCACGGTCGAGGAGGCTGAGGGGCGGCACATCACCAACCAGGCGATGCTCCGGCAGCTTGACATGCTCAGGCAAGGCATGTACGGCGGCCACTACGTACTAGATACCTTCAGGTACAGAGGCCACGGCGAGGTGAGTGGTGGCCGCGACGTTGTCCTGTCCCGACGCAGTTCAGCCAAGCGTCTCCTCTCCTTCCCcgtcggcagcagcagcagcagcaaagaGAACCTGCAGAACACCGTGCTTGACGCTGAAAACCTGAAGAACCTGGAGAAGATGCTCGACGGCCTTGAGACGCTGATGGGCGACATGGTGGCGTTCGCCGTGTTCCTGGAGGGATACCCTCGCATCCCCCGGCAGCCGTACAGCGAGTACTTGGTGCTTGACAGGGTCATGTTCGGCAGGCAGATGGAGAAGGAGACGATCATCGATTTCCTGCTCCAGCCAGAAGCTGCGGGCGATGGAAATCCAGGGGTGCTTCCGATCGTTGGCGCGAGGAGGATCGGCAAGAGCACGCTAGTTGAGCATGTCTGCCTCGACAAGAGGGTGTGCGGTCACTTCTCCACGATCGTCTTCTTCGGCGGAGACGATCTTGGCGCTGAGAACATGGCTGCTCTAGGACGAAGCGGTGTCACCAAGCATCAGGATCTTACCGCCTCCTCTTGTGGGAGGTCACTTGTGGTCATTGAACTAGCCGGGGACATGGAAATGGAGGAGGAGACATGGAGGAATCTGTACTGCTCTGCAGCGAGAAGCATGGGGCGCGGGGGCAAGATCATAATCACAAGCCGGTCTGAGAAGATAGCAGCTCTTGGCACAGCGCCAGCTCTCAGACTGAAGTTTCTTCACCAAGAAGCTTACTGGTACTTCTTCAAGACACTCGCCTTCGGGAGCACGAACCCTGATGACCACCCGGAGCTCGCGTCTCTGGGAATGGAGATTGCAGCGCTGCTGGACGACGGCACGTTCCTGGGAACAAACATAGTGGGGAGTCTGATGAGAGACAACCTGAACGTTCAGTTCTGGCGCAGGGTGCTTCAGTGCCAGAGACATTTCACAAGCAAGTATCTTCTCACGTATGGTAAGCATCCGAAAGAGCTCTTGGAGAAAGGATACCCTGTGTACGCTTGGAGCATGGCAAGGAGTCAGAATGTCGTTGTGATCCACAACATTTACCAGGAGCGTACTTCCGAGCAGGGTGTCCCCGAGCTAACAGCGCATGATATCATAGCAGGGCGTGCTACGCATCAGGGGAAGTTCAGAGCAGTTGGGTGGAGGTCTAGAATACCCCCTTACCACACCTACATGTTCAGTTGTGAATCACAAACGGCCGGATGCTCCACGGTCAGAAAGAAGCGCCCTCGGGCCTCGGCAGATGACGGTTTGATATGA